The Halobellus sp. MBLA0158 genome has a window encoding:
- a CDS encoding CbtA family protein, producing the protein METLTEYLRRGVLAGAVAGVAFGLLLALVANPLVGVAEGLGHGGHHALDGHAHASQDPSVVSATVTNAVSVVSGVLWGILLGGVVFGAGFYFLEPILPGRGATQSYLLSAAGFVTVSGAPWLVLPPRPPGVVEALPADTRTLLYAGMMVLGAAVCLLSGVAYDRFRAERSRSVAVAGALLPFGLLAVPAVLAPGASSAAAESALPPELAAGFTGLIVLGQALLWLLLAGTHARLRRTGAESGSGTVGVDSLAD; encoded by the coding sequence ATGGAGACGCTCACCGAGTATCTGAGACGCGGCGTGCTCGCCGGGGCGGTCGCGGGCGTCGCCTTCGGACTCCTGCTCGCGCTCGTCGCCAATCCCCTCGTCGGCGTCGCCGAGGGACTCGGCCACGGCGGGCACCACGCGCTCGACGGCCACGCCCACGCGAGCCAGGATCCGAGCGTCGTCTCCGCGACGGTGACGAACGCCGTGAGCGTCGTCTCGGGCGTCCTCTGGGGGATCCTCCTCGGCGGCGTCGTCTTCGGCGCCGGGTTCTACTTCCTCGAACCGATCCTCCCGGGCCGGGGCGCGACGCAGAGCTACCTCCTCTCGGCTGCGGGCTTCGTCACCGTCTCGGGCGCGCCGTGGCTGGTGCTGCCGCCCCGACCGCCGGGCGTCGTCGAGGCGCTCCCCGCCGACACGCGGACGCTGCTCTACGCCGGGATGATGGTACTGGGCGCGGCCGTCTGCCTGCTCTCGGGCGTCGCCTACGACCGCTTCCGGGCCGAGCGGAGCCGGTCCGTCGCGGTCGCCGGCGCGCTGCTTCCGTTCGGGCTCCTCGCGGTGCCCGCGGTGCTGGCGCCGGGGGCGTCCTCCGCGGCCGCCGAGAGCGCGCTGCCGCCCGAGCTGGCCGCGGGCTTCACGGGGCTGATCGTCCTCGGGCAGGCGCTGCTGTGGCTCCTGCTCGCGGGGACGCACGCGCGGCTCCGGCGAACGGGCGCCGAGAGCGGTTCCGGAACCGTCGGCGTCGACTCTCTGGCTGACTGA